Genomic DNA from Archocentrus centrarchus isolate MPI-CPG fArcCen1 unplaced genomic scaffold, fArcCen1 scaffold_24_ctg1_1, whole genome shotgun sequence:
CGACACATAAGCGTTCCCCAGCCCgtaggcgcagggaaactatcctctcatccaccggtgaaaactccgacgtgcaggcagcaagctgggtggatacaagaatacccaccccagctcgtcgcctctcaccgagggcaactccagactggaacagagtccagcccttctccaggagactggttccagagcccgggccatgcattgaggtgagcccaactatatctagctggtatctctcaacatcacgcactagctcaggctccttccccaccagagaggtgacattccatgtcccaatagccaatctcgatagccggggatcggtctgccagggcctccgccctcggccaccgcccaacacacactgcaccattACACCTTAGAAGGAAGTGCAGGTCACCAAAATGGGAAAAACTGTAGTGGGGGATAAACTTCCAAATTGATGTAGGGTTTTTTATGAAGTTTTGagccaaattaattttaaatgtgttattcaTGGTGGTAAAGTCCAAAAAATTAAGTCCTCCAGATTCATATCTATTCATTACAACACTTTTTCTTATATAATGTGTAAGATTCCTCCATAAGAAGTTGAAAAGCATTTGATCAATAGTTTTACCATCTAGTTGTAGTCCCTCTGCTGTAGTTAATAACACTCTGCCCACAAAGATAAATCTCTCTGTAACCACTGATTACGTTTCTTTTGAGTTTTCTGAATGATTGGAGTGAAGTTTAAGGAGGATCTTAATTTTTGATTCTTGGTGATCACAAGGCCCAAATATGTACCCTCCTCTTTTACCATAATATTGCAGATGGACTGGGCATCACAGTTTTTGACTGGTAGcagttcacattttttaatattcacaCATAAACCTGAAGCCTTAGAGAAGTCATCGATGATATTGAGAGCAATCGGTATTTGATTTGCATCTTTTAGAAAGACTGTAGTATCATCGGCCAACTGACTAATAAAAATATCCCTACCAGCTGTGGCGATTCTTTGAATATTATTGTTAATAACATGAGTTGCGAGAATTTgtgtacaaaataaaaataggtaGGGTGAAAGTGGACACCCTTACCGGATACCTCGTTTGAGGTTGAATCTGGGGGACATTTTAGTTTGATAGAGCTATTGCTGTTAGCATACAGGGTTTGAATGGACTTACAGAAGTCAGTACCAAAGCCAAATTTTTCTAGAGGACAAAAGATGAATTGATGTTCTATTGTATCAAAGGCCTTATAGAAATCCAGGAGGAGAATGATGCTGTTTTCAGCTATCAGTTCAGAGTAATCCAGTACATCCAGTACAAGTCTGATGTTATTTCAGATGTGATGATTTCTCATAAAACCTGATTGTGTTTTGTCAATAACTGTGTCCAGGACTGCTTTAAGTCTCTTAACAAGCATATTGGCAAAGATCTTGTAATCATTATTGAGGAGAGAAAAAGGCCTCCAGTTATCAATAAGAAGTACATCCTTGTCAGGCTTAGGAATCCATGTGATGATACCTTAATTAAGGTTTGAAGGGAGTGCACTGTTTTATATGCTTTCTATAAAAACCTGTTGCATAAATTGAGCTAACTGCTTTGAGAAACATTTGCAAAATTCTGTAGTTAAGCCATCTGAACCTGGAGATTTATTGATCTTAAGAGAGTCAATGGAATCAAGCAGCTCCTTCAGGGTGAAAGGAGCATCACAGTAATCTTTATCACACTTTGTGTcactctgtttgtgtctctgttggTCAGATAAAACTGTCATCCTGGAGATTCCTGCACTTCCTGTGAGGACAGGAAATGATGTCACTCTCCGTTGCAGAGAGAGGAGCGgtgacacagctgctgcttttttcttctttaatggaCGTCCTGTTGGATCTGTACTTACAGCAGAGCACGTCATCAGACAGGCCACACAGTCTGATGAAGGGCTCTACTGGTGTGCTACTGATATATCTGGACCATCTCCTCAGAGCTTTctgagggtcagaggtcaggaccatgacatcacttcctgtttacagaCATGATCTAACCTGCTGATACGATGATAAACTTACTGAACAGTATCCATCATCTCTCCTACAGATTCTCCTCCTCCTACAAATTCTCCTCCTCTTACACACACAAGCTCAGACTCCACTCCTCCTCCTATGAACACTTCCTCACCTCTCACCTCCTTTCTCACAGCACTCATTGGAGGCCTTCTTCCTgtggttcttctggttctggttgTGGTTCTAGTTCGAGTTTCTTTCcagtacaagaaaaaaaatgaagaaaatggtaTGAATTCTCTCAGATTCACCTGCGAATCTTTGTCACAAAAACTGTTCAGTTTAAATCCAAATGTTTCCATTCTTGATGATGTAGGATTTGAGCtgctgttttatatattttgatttgttttcatgaagctccagatgtttctgtgggtgatggtctggactgcaggcaggctagctgaaatatttcatttcaacttcatttatatagcaccaaatcacaacatcagtcatctcaaggtgctttatattgtaaagaaaaaTCATCAGTAGCTGGAGTAAATCTGTTTTCTTGCCGTACATTGGAGAGAATATTCCCAGGAGCAGAGTACGGAGCCCACAAGAGCGCTCTGGCACACGTTCCTCTCATACAGAGTCTCACTTTGTGAACCAGAATAGCCAAGATGTTAGCAGACGAGGTGATGAATGTTGTAAATAAGTCCTCAGGGGTTTTGGCCTTGATCTGCATGAGCTCATCTCTGGTGTAAGAACATCTGGTTCTATGGCAAAAGACAAATGGCAAAATTCACAAACAAACCAGAGACAGATCACAGCAATGCACTGAGGCAGCGTCACAGGTGTTATTCTACTCATGACCTTAGCCCTGTTGTTCTTATCCACCTTCAGTGGTGTCTCCTACTGGGACTCTGGGACTTCTAATCTATATAacgcacagatgttcctgttcCAGCCCCTTCACAGTATCTCTCAGTGTACGCTGACATTCTGTTACTATGAGCTACTATGTGTCTCAGAGACACTTGGCACCGTCTGCAGCTTGGGTCCAGTGGATGGATCTGGTTCTTAGGGCCTGTTCTTGTGCTGTCATGATCAGATCCTCTGTGGTGTCCTGTAAGTCAGCCTTTTCTAGCCTCTGGTAGGATTTTTGATATCAGGATATGTTGATGTCTGTCAATCGTACATTTCGTTCAGGCGCGcccatccttcctcctcctgctaATCATCATCATGTGTCTTGAGCTGCATGAGGCATTCTTGGAGCAGCTCATCTCAGGGGCCATCTTCCTCATGTATTTGTGATGCTTCACATTTTATCCTGGATTCTgtttctgacactcactaatctgcactcagagcttgttcctgtatAATGTTGTcaggaaaaaatgtgaacactttGACAAAATCATGATAGAGGAACAGAGTGTTTtggtgaatcgatgatggcctagtTTAGAGAACTCACTGAGGCCTCTGAATCGATCTGCCAGAATGAAGGTCAGATTGTTTTCTGCAAACTGCAATAGTACAGCGGTGTACGAGTAAAGGAGACTGAATGTTCTACAGCTTCAGGCACAAAGCAGCGCTCGAATCACTGATTAACCTAAAGTGcgtgactgtgggaggaaaccagacagaagCCACGCAGAcccaggaagaacatgcaaaatcCACATGGGAAAGCAACCTCCACTTCCTGTGTGAGCTCACAGTTCTAACCAGCATGCATCATGACCCTCACAGAGCAGAGTTTCAGCTCCAGGGTCAGTTTGGACAAGCTCAGCTGAAACTGGACCAACTGTGAGGTTCTTCCAGCATCAGTTCATTCATatctctgtgtgcaggtgcTGCTGAGCTCACCTATGAGCAGGTGGTCATCAAGGACCAGAGGAAGGCTGGCAGGAGGCGAGGTAACCATGACAACAACAGCACACATTCACCATTACAAAATGTTATAATTTAATAGTAAaacttgtctgtgtgtgtgtgtgtgtgtgtgtgtgtgtgtgtgtgtgtgtgtgtgtgtgtgtgtgtgtgtgtgtgcgtgtgtgtgtgtgtgtgtgtgtgtgtgtgtgttacagaacAGTCAGCTGATACAGGTGTTGTGTATTCATCAGTGAGAGCAGGTAACATTTCCATCATGAGTCTGTGAACAAATGTGAACTTTTCAGTTtccagtttaattttatttacagagatgaaaataaatatttgatactctgctgattttgcaagtttcccacctacaaagtaTGAAGTGGTCTGTAATTATTatcataggtacacttcaactgtgacagacagaatctaaaaaatcacatcgtttctcagtgcacgagttccaggcatacagattatatcgactcACAAtgtgatgagctgtgtccaaatcctgtgaaggacccggcccaggtagaccgggtccttcacagcccacgaagaccgcaaagagcagctgtgaaattggacggtctagtCTTCATATCAGcttcacctgccctcacctctctagctcatgttgcctagcaactgtgagtgtgaagcacagctgtgtagaagcagctggttaaacagagaatgaactttttctcctttttgtggtttaattttaagtctttaattcaaaataagctgttaaaacaagcatgacaacatcaaggaatacagctgagagaatgattcatttccaactatattaagtgagacattaatgtagaataaaactatccagttatgatgcttaactttaatttcaggaggttgcttatcacaggagcacttccacccttgtTGGTCtgtggtgggaaaataaacaatattttgaaATTTAAGTTAATGTaaattgattcattcatcaaccaaacttaaataatatttattatgttaaatatttaaatgtgattaaaatgcgattatttcgattaattaattacaaagcttctaattagattaatttttttaattgagtcccacccctaatataaaCACAAGGGGAGGGAAGAAATCCTCAGTGGATTTTGGAAGTCTCCCAgcagctggttccacagaagaggggcctgaaagctgaaggctctgcctcccattctactcttaagtatccgaggaaccacaagtaagccagcagtctgagagtgaagtgctctgttggggtgatatgggactatgaggtctttgagataagatggggcctgattattcaagaccttgtatgtgaggagtttgtttgtctctcaacaggaaactgaggacacACTCAGCCTGATGGACGACCTTCATCCTTCACTCTGCTCCTCTTCATTTGTTAGCCCTTAATTTTTGGCACACACACCAAATGTAACCAAGCCTTTATTTTCCTTGTAATGGAACTTTGAAACATtcctaaaatgaaaaaaattccctcagctgtttgtttcagtAAGTTTCTGATTATTTGTCTTTTCATGTTtccaccgtgtgtgtgtgtgtgtgtgtgtgtgtggctcagaAACTGTGAGTAATACCTCATACATGAGTATAAAGGTTGTGTTCAGGTTCTTCCAGTTTCCTGTGGATAAGCAGAGAGCAGCACTGGAAGAAAGGATTCTGGGATTGACAggaagcaacacacacacacacacacacacacacacacacacacacacacacacacacacacacacacacacacacacacacacacacacacacacacacacactgtggagtTCAGAGTGGGATTGGCCCTGCTTACACGTTTTGCTGTGTTTCAGCCTCCCGTTTACATGGATATGTTTCAGAAACAAACTGCATCTACACAAAGATgcatgaaacactgaaaacgatgtagttcccactgccaggccacaagctggtggtgtttttttttgttttttccaagctTGTTTCCAGAACACGCACACACTTAGAGAGGCTGTGACGTGTGAggctttgtgtggactgacaatGAGGTTGtattgctgctgcacacaacactcAAACACAAGAAGAGATCCACTGTGACTCACACTACTCCAAGTTCACTGAAGCACTCATGAATCCTAACCCTAACGAGTATTGTTCATCTGTTAGTGCATGCGTGTAAAACTGTGGCGTTGGCAACCATAGTGTGCATGTGCGAGTGCCCCCGTTTCCAAAACGCAccgtatttgtgtgtttacatgaaAAAGGAGGCCGGAGCGTTTCTGAAACTCTGCCCTCTGAACCCCGTTTCCAAAACGAATCGTTTTTCACTCTGTTCTAAACGGgcggctgaaacgcatcaaaacgacacagttttcattttgaaacagtgttgtgtaaacggggcctcagtctttttctctccttgtgTGCTGTGTTGGATTAGAGTGTCAGAGGacataaaacaaagaagagcTCACTGCTTAATGACCACTAAGGTTCAAGAAAACCTGTCGCTCATTTATTTGACTCTTTAAGGACAAACTCCtcatcacagacactcagaaaCATTTACACCTACAGTCTGTGGCCAGCTGGGGGCAGCACAAAGCTAACTGTCACCTGTTCAGTCCAAACACACCAGTTTTCCCTGCACTGGATCTGAAAGTGCCTCAAACCTGCATTCCTTCTAATGGCCAGAAGGAGGCGCCTCCTCTGATTTAGAGAGAGGAGTCACAGAAATGTGTAATTTTGGTTTGGTTCTAACTTTTGAGCAGAATCCTGGTTCTGGTtccaaaaagcaaaataattaaAGTGACACATTAAACTGTGAGTCCACAAAGCTGAGGGTGATGtcacagcaccacacacactcctgtgtAAAAGCATGTTGGTCACACAGGCAGGTTTGGACAGCGTTTATGGTCCTAATAAATGAgatcatcatttaaaagctgCACTGTGTATTTCCACAGGTCATCTCTGACTATATTAAATATGTTTGACCATCTGAAACAAAgtgtgacaaaaacagaaatcaggaaggagcAGAAACTTtctcacagctctggaaatctTTCCTGTAGATCCAGCTGTGATGGAACAATGTTCCTGATCACCTGGACTTAGGGGAATGTTTCCTGATGGGAGCTGGGCTAATAGCAGCAGGTGGaccacctctgacctctgcagggtccaggtatgacctcctgctaccagcagtgaccctGACCCGAGCCAAATGCAGGACTAGTGGAAACCAGTCAGAAAGATGAGGTGAGGAGGGAAACtttgagtgtcctccacctgtaacacCTGTAACAGCATTCCTGCTGTCTCATTGTTGTTGCTCTGGTGTAAATAATCATGAAGActgaagcagctgaagctgatgAACAGCCTCTGATACTTCCTGACCTCATCAATATCACAGCTTTCTGAACTCTGAATAAAAAGGTTTCAGTTTTTGAGCAGCGTGtttgagacacacacactggactGAAACTGCTCCATGACAGCGAGTGGATCTGCCTCCAGGCTGCCTGGAAGAACACTGGAACTAAACTGGGGTCAGGGGTCGTGCACCATTTCCAGGACCACATTCAAGCACTTTTAAGCATTTTCAGGGTCCATTTTCCAGCATATTAAGgagtcattcacaattatcaatgttttccaaagtgtacaaaaagTACCCCCCCGAAtattgtacaaagaaaatgttgatcttctttcatgacatttaatttctcctggttctttggtattttaatgtaacaggaagtattaaaaacatcctggtgttgaaaaattccaGAAATCTTGGTATCAACGTTACTCTTTCCTGTCTATTAAAACACTGTAGTACACTGCATGTATGCAAATGTACATGCCGCCACActggacacagtggcagtggagcagtgTGTCATGTGAACAGCCAGTCTGTGCTAAAAAGGGATTTCTGTAGTGATGTATtcctggtatttatattgttttttttttttttgtagcgaCTTTTTCTAGCGAGGAATGAATACCTGTGCTTGCGGGATGacattatttgtgtgttttttttgctcatgtgtgacctttgacctaaatataattccatactcatccataattggaatttgcagttttccagcaaAAACTTATTAAAACGGTGCCTCTGTCATCGGGGCAGGGGGCGGGgccacaaacagactgacaggtcacatgCAGACGTGCAGGGCAGACGGGGAAATGTTCACTTTAGACTTTCGGACTTTTCTCCGTGTCATAAACGAACTCTTCAATCAGATggctactttctttttttttttttaaaaagcagttacaatttcaagcactttcaagcactatatccaaatttcaagcacttttcaaaccttgaaaggacaatgTTAGTGAGGCGGCACAGAGCTCAGCTGATCCAGCACATTAAAAGGCCTTCGCTCGGCCGCCGTGTCAGAGCGGAGGTGGATCGTGTCAGTCTGTAATAAATCCAGACGTGGAAATCGTTCCTCAGAAGAACCCGTGTCCTTATTCAGCCATGCTGTTCCAAAATATTCCAGACCCTTCCAGGCCATTCTCAGCAGCCGGGAACAAACTAGTTATTGTTCTATGAAAGCCTTGGCTTTGGACTAGCAGCTCTGGTTTAGCTCTTCTTGAGGAGTcatgattctggcaaaccactGCATGTATGGAAGTATGATAGTGGGTCTCTGCACAGAACCCTTCAGCATGCGGAAGATTTACAGGAGAACACTCAGATATGAAgtttaaaatggttaaactggaaacattaaagcagtttttatcTAAATcccatttctcatttttatccagtaatggcagaaataattaaattctccaataaatgactttttttttcagtaacaatctgacctgaggtcagctctgctgctgtctcagtctctaacaggtcgctcagtaaactcagtctgagatgtttctccacagttttatcttcactttctgtctcctgcagtttgtccttcaggctcaataattagatttaataaatcaaatgtaaaattaggattcagcttcatctgatggagattctagtaaatgatgacagcagatattataaagaaatgatatatttgataacaaacttttattctgtctgtgatgatgtcagagtgggtcaggctgattaaagtgactcgtcacgctccacactgacacgtgcgatcctccatcatcggattaaaatggaggctccgccctttatttacccgttgccatggtgaatcctggtatcagagctatattgatgatggctttctttccttactcacacacacactaactcaCACTAACGCTGATTGaaccaactctgatcagctgttctggaacaggaaactcagagttgctgaTCTCAGAGTTTTTTGAAtgtgcttcctggaataggccccagtaatcagattaaagttacttatccacaTGATtatgttactatttttgtcattttcctcagtacaaagatatatttttgctttcttcttcagTGACGTCTGGCTGATGTGACAATTCAGTCCCGTTTtcatcatgaggacaataacagcacagcaacacaaatggaaacaatggagggaggagagagatgcaggttttctagctgaaatacaggaactattgtgagtttgtgtcacctaaagcagagctgcagctaatgcaggagccccccccagcacccaaacaacaaaagctggactttggtACAGACCAGTTAGTggggggagagctgaaaaagTTGGTGGGACAGTATGttgtagaggaaatgctgcccttaaacacagCTGATTCGCCCTCGTTTCATggctgtcatttttatgtttaggtagtgtgtgtgtgtgtgtgtgtgtgtgtgtgtggggggggggggggggggggggggtgctgctgttgtgccaaaaagtgatcgtctgccaaaaagcgattttcggtatttgccaaaaatgaTCAcctgtatttattgtatttaaatgacttgttgacccataatctgtgaaacatatgtcacacattttatatataagcccttcataaatcatgctgactgtactctgtttaccaatataagcaaagacattacacataaaagcaaacagaagcacacacacacacacacacacacacacacacacacaggacatcGGATGGCGAGCCTGAGCCATGAGACTCGAGCTTAAACACACCACAGCAACCGGACCAACAGAATAGGGGTTGATATTGCTCGTAGAGAGGCAATTTGCTGCGCTCCTGTTTGCTGCTTTGGAAAACGAGGCCAAATCCCTGCACGTACAGGAATCCTGCTGGAGGTGACGCAGCTCTGCAGCTGATTCCTGCTCCACTGTGCTTCCTTTCCTCAGAGCTCTGAACACAAAACCAAAGTGGATCCAGCAAAGCTCTGAATTTATCATGAGAACAGTTTGAACTGTGAAAGGCTCACAGTGTGTTCAGATCACACACAGCCTGTTAACACGACTCAGAGAAAcacacctgtccaggtgtacctgTCATGCCTCACCACCACAACAGGAAAATATGATGCAAACAAGGAAAACATATTTCCATATGTGAatgtccctctctctctctgcgtgTTGGACGGTCCTCAGTGCAgcgttttctttccttcttccgTAGCTCCGTGTAAATGAGTCCTTTCATAACTGATACCTGTGCTGGATCTTTGCAGAaacatgaatgtgtgtatttgaaTATGCAGATGCTGGGCAGACAGAGTCGTGTGTGTTAGTATATATGATTATTTCCTGCAGAGCTGCCTTCATGAGCACGTCCACAGCAGAAGAACCAGAGGTAAGTGTCAAAGCTGCCCTTCATGTTTGTGGGTACAGAGGTGGTGTGTCCACTACATCTGAACTGCTGCTTTTTCCTTCACGGCTTCTTTCAAACAGATGATCGTTTATTAAGAATAATCATACATTTATTATAGCAGTGTGTGATGGAACTACATATCTGAGCAATGCTCACAACCTTCAGATTGGACAGAATGCTCACACAGCTTCCAGAGGTCATCGTTAGGGTCACACTGAGCCTAAAGTTCACTGTACCAGGTCATGGAGTCAGGActccacaaacacactgacctgGCAGCTCTGACTGATGACAGTGAGCACAGTTAAAGggactttaatgactttaactCTGAGATCAGTAACAATCAGAGCTCAGCAGCAAGTATGCTGGGTGTGTGCTGCTGGGTTTAGTCCGTGCTGTTATCTctactttattttgtttgtttgaatgttgttgttgttgttgtttgtttttccaaattcaataaatatttaaataaaaaataataatcatacaGTGATATGCAAAAGTTTGTTGTATGATCAGTTTAACATTCTATTCAATCTGAAGGTTGTGAGCATTCCTCAAATATGTGGTTTCATCACACACTGACTTAATAAATGTACAGTGGTACGGGAacgtttggacacccctgataatttccatgattttccttcataaatcatttcagttaaatctatcatacagcagatgaacacagtgatatttgagaagggaaatgaagtttatagcatttacagaaagtgtgcactgagagtctggattctggttgaaggtattttggatcATTCTTCTTTCCagaacatctccagttcagtcaggtttgatgtttctgagcatggacagctctctttaaatcccaccacagatcttcaataatattcaggtctgggactgagacggccgttccagaacgttgtccttgttcctctgcatgaaggTCTCAGTAGGTCTCAgaagcagaaaaggcttcttctgcattactctcccatacagcctctccttgtacAAAGTCctctgaatagttgaacgatgcacagtgacaccatctgcagcaggatgatgttgtaggtctttggagctgctctgtgggttgactatgactgttctcaccatccttcacctATCTGAGAGTTTTcttgtaaaaagtaaaaacaatattacaggctctgaaatgtacttaaagtaagaaagtaaaagtagctggTTGTATAAATATTGAATTCATACATAAATGATAtgcttttgcctctttaatccaTTTGTATGCCATaagcccggtgatggaggatacaccagtaggatcgtctcttatgtgttattgatTCCTttgtttaggctcagatcgtttgatgcttgaccagaaataaaaacttctctcagacGTGTTTAAGCTAAAGTAACGAGTTTGTTTGAAcctgtaaggagtagaaagtacagatacttgtgtaaacatgtagggagtaaaagtaaaaagtagtcagaaagcTCTGACAGAGCGGATTATTTAGGTAAAGCACCAGTGTTCTTTAAGGCcgttacacacagacacatttttacaaataaacaccactgggaaaaaaatgaggtGGGTAGCCTCAAGCGATGATGGCTTGGAAGTGGCCCGAGGGCCGGGAGTTGGACACCCCCCTGCTTTTACCACTGTGCTCCTGCTACTGTGATCTCACCTGTATAATCCTTGCTCCTACATCGAACCATCCAAtgttgtttgcttctgtagtaTTGATATCAGTGCTGACGTACGGCGTTCcatcaaaccacagcagagctgctgaggTCATCGTTTCCCTGCCAGAACCAAAGAAACGTCAGACAGAAGCCGCCATGCAGTGCCGtctgtttctgcttcttctgatgggtgagtgaatCATGCTACCAGGGCTCCTTTGGTTCCACCGAAACCCTCTGAGTCTGATCAGGGACTCGTTAAACAACCTGTACTCTTACTGATGACATCAGGGATTTACCTGTGAACTGGACGCTTTGATGGTGAAATGAGTTTCCTGCTTGTATCAGCGCAGAATATTCAACCAGATTTCTGCTGTTTCAGGTCAGAGCTTCTTCCTCACATGTGGCCTGTATGAGTTCCACTTTATTAATGTGAACAGACCTGGAAGGAAGCACAGGCATACTGCAGAGAGGAATTATACAGACCTGGCCAAAGTGTTTGACCTGACAGACATGAGAAGACTCCCAGAACTCCCACAGTATAAAGGAGAAGCCTGGATTGGACTGTACAGCAAACCAGGAAAAGAACAGGACATGGTACTGGTCTCTGCCCGGGGGGTGGAGGAGTAACTCTGAGAAACAGTACTCTGACAGTAACAGCTGGTGGGGGAGATAAGGAGCCAAATGACGGCAAATACCCCGAGAACTGTGTGGCTACAAAAGGACAAATGGGCAGATGTTCAATGTAATCAGACTAAGGGGTTCATCTGCTATGATGGTGAGAATATGTGGACATTAATGTGATAATATGATATTTAATAATGATATAATCTAATTTATAATCAGTGTTGTATCAAATATTCCTGATTTGAAAGAGTCAGTTTGAAGAATGAGACAAATGACCTgataaagatgtttttgtgctttttctgtTGGTTCAACAGCAAcgatgaaaacaataaaaagtttcatgtgattaataataataagaagaactGGACTCAGGCTCAGAGCTACTGCAGAGACAATCACACTGACCTGGTCAGTGGACTCCAGCAGATAAACAGCGCAGAGTTTAAGGAGCTGGACAGGTCTGCAGGTTNNNNNNNNNNNNNggatggctggatggatgatggatggatggatggctggatggatgaatggatggaggatggatggatgggtggatggatggatgaatggatgg
This window encodes:
- the LOC115775834 gene encoding uncharacterized protein LOC115775834; the protein is MKTPSASLLLGVCVLLLSALTVSAVSLSVSPNLQQFFRGSSSVSLSCVDDEQTVDGWTVRRTRGGLTEDCGAAAGFGRAEGSSCVLDRSFSSDGNYSCINSSGQQSDEISISVSDKTVILEIPALPVRTGNDVTLRCRERSGDTAAAFFFFNGRPVGSVLTAEHVIRQATQSDEGLYWCATDISGPSPQSFLRVRDSPPPTNSPPLTHTSSDSTPPPMNTSSPLTSFLTALIGGLLPVVLLVLVVVLVRVSFQYKKKNEENGAAELTYEQVVIKDQRKAGRRRVLISVLTYGVPSNHSRAAEVIVSLPEPKKRQTEAAMQCRLFLLLLMGQSFFLTCGLYEFHFINVNRPGRKHRHTAERNYTDLAKVFDLTDMRRLPELPQYKGEAWIGLYSKPGKEQDMVLVSARGVEE